The Sphaerodactylus townsendi isolate TG3544 linkage group LG02, MPM_Stown_v2.3, whole genome shotgun sequence DNA segment TTCTTTCAGGTTCTTTCTATAAACTGCAATGGGGTTGGATTTACTTTTAAGGATAGTTATGCAACCAAACTTCTTTTGCAGCAGACTGCATAGGTAGTTTTCTCTTCTTTTGAGATTTGCATAAAGATTGTTGCTAATGGGAACTGTTAAGATTTCTTCATCCATAGACATACCATTTTCTATAGGATGAAAAAAGTAAAAATTTTGGAGTTTTGCAAAAACAAATCTTTCTGCTTACTTATAGCTTTTCTTGTTATCTCGATGTTAGCTTTTCCTGTCTGTTATCTCAATGTCTTCAAAAATATAGGAAATTGACCAGTAAATCACATTCACACAAATATAATGCAAACTGCATTtgttattcaatttatttatagCGGAAGAGCAGCTAACAGACCAAACCCAAAAGTAGCAGAGCAGTAAATAATTGCTTTGGCCAAAGAATTATGTCATTATGTCATCTATGGGCTGATTGCAGAGATTAGAGGCTACATCAttgcaggggcgaatctaggcaaactggagcccggggacaaaatctgagtttggtgcccccccacccccaccccaggtatggacgaccaccctcccccacaacgaccaaacaatgattttttgcaccagctcacaaaacacctcccaccaccagcaaaacatacatggctttctccccaccaactgtctttcctaattgtgtcctcacaccaaccctacgaggtaggttgttagcctgagaaacagctccaagccagtgcaaggggaattaacttttaagcatgtaaatctctcacaagtcaccccccatctgaaggtttaccaaacaaacatcagcatcatctctcacaaatcacctcctactcccagcaaaacaggcatggctctctccccaccactttcctaattgtgtcctcacaccaaccctgtgaggtaggctgctagcctgagaaacagctccaagccagtgcaagtgggaattaacttttaagcatggaaatctctcacaagtcaccccccatctgaaggtttaccaagcaaacgtcagcatcatcttcagttctgctgctgcttctggggtccctgctcagcttgccttttcctgtgcctgccggcgcccggctgccggggagaaggcttctcagtaatgccacacttaatttaaggtgaataaggcatgctgggttagagggaggggaggtggagctccccagtcctgctcctgggagcccagtgggacttctcccctgccccctggacactccaggccaccgtacagagtgggcggggctacgacaggcactgggagcagttggctgcttcagtgcctgctttctagggcttgcttaATCCcttgctgtgtaggaggatgttttggcgccccccacgtgacctcaatcgatgcgcccggggacaaggggtaccccatgtccctaggcaggaacaccagtGCATCATTGGAAAGGTGTTCATGGAAGCCTTGAGCCTGGTtccagttcagtagcaccttagagatcaacaggaTTTTCAGGATATGAACTTCCAAGAGTCActgttcccttcatcagatataatTAGGGATTGAGATCTCTGAATCCTTATGTCACTGTCAAAATATGGGAGGGGTGTTACAAAGAAGGAACTCAGGATGCAGAGATGCAATGCACATTGTAATCTGTTTGATTAGAGTAGAGGAGAAATGGCTTAggagcagaaaattagcatctgtagcaAGATAAGAATCCTGTGCTCCTGGTTcagcagtggagggaggggggagtttcaTTGTCCTGACTTTGTAAATTCACTCAAATTCATGAATCTCCTGTTATAATCTCTCCTTGAAGCTTCTGTGTTTGAGGACTGTCACTTTTAGGTAAACAATTGGGATAACCTGGAATGTTGAAATCCTCTGTTCCAGCTGGGAGACGAACAGGAAGCATCTTCCACTTTAGCAAAGGCAGCACATTGCCATCTAGCCTGCAGGAGTTGGAAAGGGCTATTACCCATATCACTCCTATCCCCGAGAATTCGGGGTCTGGCACAGGATCACCCCAGAAGCAACTGCACAGATAGAACCGCAGCAGGTCGCAAGGCTCGAGCTTCCCGCCCCCTCCAGCCGGCAGGAACAGCCCTTTGATGGCCCCTGCTTCAGGGTTTACGCCCGTCACTCCCACCCTACTCAACctctcctctgccccctccccttctgtgaCACATTACTTTGGGACCAGGGTTTTAAAGCAATGCCCTGTCTCGGTTCTGGTTTGTCTCCTCGTATCCATGTAGATACGAGGTGTAGCGTTGCTTGTTGTGCACAGAAAAATCTTTTAACACTGGCCCCACGTCTCCACATACACACGTGGATTTCGgctctgaaagttttttttttaaaaaaggctatgACTgagaggctccacatcactagtTTGAGCCCGGATTcaccctcccttcttccccactgctccacattcgCTGCGTGTCTTTTGAAAAACTCCTCAATCAACCAGTTCCGGAAAAAGCATGCGCTAAAGGGGAGAAGCAGTGGAAAAACCTGATTCAAGGAGAACACTGTGGGTAAGtattccccaaactgggtttgttCGCTTCCTTAGCACATGCTTTTTgacgagtggggaatcgacctttgagaGTTTAGCCTGAGGTGGgtagagtttggggtggggagagatcttGGCAAGTTGTAATGTTATAAggtccactttccaaaacagccattttctccaagggaattcaTCTCTATGGTTCTATATGTTCTGACGGGCTTGAGAAAGTCAATTTCTGCTcatctgtttgtttccttttgacACTCAGGTGATCTCAACTTTCTGTGTTGCTTGGAATATGCTCAGTATTCCATAGGCCATTGAGGGGATCTTTTCTTTTAGTTAACCTGGAGTATGTCAAAAACACTGCCTGGGCTGTTACTGGTCTTGGCTTTAGTGCTTTCAAGATTGGTATGAGACTCCCTATTTATTATAAGATACAATGACTGTGAGGATTCCCTCAATGCTGTGAGCAACGAATGAGCctgtagtgggattcaaataatttaacgaccggttccggtggtgggattcaaataatttaagaactggttgattacaagcaccattttaacaaccggttctgccgaagtggtgcaaacctgctgaatcccaccactttgtCTGTGACTCTGTCAGTATGGGAGGCAGATCAGCACTCCAAGTAGTCTTGTCATTCAGGAATCTTGTCAGGAGACCTGAGCTTACAGGCCTCACTCTGCTtttcctgaaaaggaaaaaagtttattAAAATTGCTAGTATGCATCAAAAGACATACACAGAGTTATCTACCTGTATTCTTTTCAGTTGTCTCAGAGCTGGAAgtctggaaaacaaaataaaaatgaaactgtgTAGCAATGTTTGTGCATTTTATTCTTCATTTGCATCCTCTTGTTTCAACAAGTTCCTCAGAGTGAGGATAATTTTCCACTTGGTCCCACTGGTGAAGAGAATCCAGACCTCCTTAAAAGACAGGAATAGGTTCCAAATAGtacaatcctgagcagagttatactTTTCTACATCTACTGCAAATGTAGAATGggtttagaagtgtgtaactgcTGAGGATTACTCTGAAAGATTCCTATTTTTCCTAGCATATTTTGACTTTGGAAATGTCTTTTATTTCAAGTCACTACTTTGTGTGAACTTTTAACTTTCTGTATCATTGCTCAGTATGTCAGTTTACACTCTTCATACCTGGCATCTCACACTTAACTCAACACTTTTTTTTGGAATTGAAGTTCAAACATGTGAGTGGAGAAACAACTGCTCTGTGATCATTGTCCTTATTGCTAAGGAGAAAGGTTAACAATAATAATTCAGGTTAACAATCATAACAATTCCAACTGGCCATTAACAGAAGAGGACTTCTTACACAATCTGAAAGTTAAATTTAGTGCTTATTGGATTACTGGATTTGGATTTAGCTGTCGAGTTTATATTTTGAATTTCTGCTATTTCTTGGAACCACTTGTTTATTTAACCAAAAAAATCCTATATTTTCTAAGGAAATTCCCTGATCTTGATTACCTATGTGTAATTTGTATCCTACCTCCAAGGAGCATAAAGTGACaaaattctttttccttttgtgttatatacccttacaacaaccttgtgaggttggttaggctgagagacagcaaATAGCTCAAAATCATCTAGAAAACTGAGGTGGATTTGAACTTAGGTCTCCTTGGTATTAGTCCAAACTTCTAACTGCTATGCCACGTTGACTGAGTTATTGACATACAGATTCCAACATTCTATTTGAATTTTTTACTATTAAAAACTTACCATCAGTTTCATCATGTTCCCCATCTTgaatcttttcttcttcctccccttctaGATGCAGttccttctcttctcccattCTAGTAGCAACTGCTTCACCCGGAACCTCCACCCTTAGAATCCTCTGGCCTGGTTGCTATGGAGACCCACAGTGACATTGTCAAGCTGCTTCCCCAGTCAcaatgtgcatatgtgtgtgccATCAATTATCAGCTggcttatggagaccccataggaCAGTGATGTTCACCTCTGGTGgcccatatgttcatggactacgattcccatcagcccctgccagcatggccaattggcaggggctgatgggaattgtagtccatgaacatatgggccaccagagttggacaccccagccacaagattttcaaagcaacagaCGTTCAGAGAGGATTTGCCATTGTCCGTCTCTTTGTGGGCTgggagacagttctgagagaactgtgcctggctcaaagttacccagcagacATCACGTCCAGGAGTGTGTAACTTTCTAtacaggactcacaataataaTCAGGGGAGTGTGTTCACAGTTTTACAGGGAGCCTGTGTCCCCAGTCATCCTTTACGTAATAAAGATAtccttgggatgctgtgtggtttcccggctgtatggcggtgttctagcagcattctctcctgacgtttcgcctgcatctgtggctggcatcttcagaggatctgatatcccTTCTGTTTATCCTCTTATTTTCCtatcttttcctccttcctgtcaGTCTCTTTCTCTTAATTTAACAGCTCCCCTTTCCTCTTTCACATTATTCTTTTCCAGGTAGAACACATTTAGGAATCGCTCACAGGTTTGTGGACTTTGTGCCAGCACTGGCTTCTTACGCATCAGGAAGAAAAACTTCGAACACACCCTGCTAGAAGGAGGCTGTTATACCAAAAGCTCTTTTTGGTGCTGCAGCAGGAGGTGGAACAAAAATGGGAAGTTGAACTCCTCACGTGGTTTGCACAGCCTCCGCCCTGATAAAAGGAGAGGTCTGTGGGTCACTTCCGATCAAGTCAGTGGGGTTAGAATAGCGCGTTGTTTGTAATCACAGCATGAATCCACGAAAGCTTCTGCCACAAGAAAAACACGTTAGTGTGCTGTGTCCCTAAACAAGAGTCTTCTGGTCCCGTAAATAGTTAAGCGCCAGTTTTTTTGCAATGCACTTCAGTCACTTCCTAGAAAtctgggatggggaggaggggtgcGCCCATCTATTGCCTGTCCGGCCACTTTTACGGGTTCAAAAGAAATAGCAGCCTTAACAATAGCAAGGCGTTGCTTCTCGGCCTGACAGGCGGCGCTGCCCAACCCGGCTGGGGAGAGGCGGAGTTTTCTCCGCCCCTGATCTGCTGCGAACTTTCTTGCAAAGAACCGAAAGTGAAACTTGGCCCGTTGTCCCTGCGCCTGCCGCCATGGCTAGCCGCTCCCCGGCCGAGCTCTTGGTGGCGGTCGACCGTGCAGGGCAGGCCGTAGAAAGGCTGGAGAGAAAGCTGCAAATCTATTTCCAGTCTAAGCGCTCCGGGGGCGGCGAGTGCGACGTACAAGCCGAGGATCTTGAACGGGGCGTTTATCGGGTGCGCTTCCAGGCGGAGGGAGGTAAGAGCGGACAGAGGAGAGACGTGTCCTGGCCAGTGCGCAGAAACCTCTGACGGGGAAATCCCTGTAGAAGAGAAACAacaagtggattccgcacagcatgtttataacgagttgcaatggttataaatgaactcattttccctaAGGGAAACTAAAGTAGATTCAGCACAGCCTGTTTATGATGAGTTGCCATGGTCATAAATGAAGTTCATTTATAACCATTGTAACTCGTTATAaacatgctgtgcggaatccaacTCAAGCTTGGAGCGAGACTTTCCTCGCTGCTAGAGTTTAATTTGCATCTTGGGTTGCtgctgctttctctttcttttttagaaGCCTTGCTCTTTCTGTAACAATTGCGTGATCTAACAGGTGGCCCTTTCTCCGGAAGTTCATCTCCATCTTGGGAGAAGCAACACTTGCTATGTTTTGCAGTTGTTAAAGGTTTTGAAATGGGGGCTGGAGGGGATGGCGTTTGGCTTagcctgttttaaaaatgaatgacagTCTCTCatatatcattaaaaaaataaccaatACTTGTTGTATGGGCACAGCACTCTTGCTGGTTTAACAGCCCCAAGCTTTGCACTTCACAATCTAGTGAATTTGTGTTACAGGTTGACATTTCTTCCAGTTGGAAGGGATGTTTGAACATGGGCAATCGGACATGGCCGAGGCTACCCAGGTATGAATAACAGGACAAAGAGTAAAACGCAATGTTGCCATATTTCATGCGTAAACTTGGGattaagcccccccacccccatgtataCTGTCCTTTGTCTATGCATGATATTATGGTTGCATGGCATATCTCATCAGTACAACACACCTTCTGCCCAGCATAGATCTCCTGAACTACATTGTGTAATCTCATGTGCAATGAAACATCATTTCAGTTTCAACTTTTGTGTAACCCATTAAGAATTTATACAAAGCAAATGAACCCTTTCAGTGAAGTGCACTTATTCAGAGACTTAGGACCTGTTATTgatatttctcaatcttttaGCTACTTCAGATCTCatagctggactaagatggatgAAATTTCAGCAAAACATAGGTAGACAGATGCATGAACTTGTCTCTTTTTGGGCCCATCAGGTGCAACTATAAATTGGTCAGGTCTGACTCTGTCAAAGAGCTTTTTGCCAGTGCTAATCTTTAATGACCTTTTTATTTATCCCAGTAAACATATTTTGTTACAGTGCCCTACTGCTTGGCAAAgaaaaagcaagataaaaattGTAATGGGAAATTCTAGATTATCCAGGATGACatttgtggcaaaaaaagaaccCCACTAAGATGCAGACTAAACAGCATTTTGGATTTATGTTGGGGTGCATTTTGGATTTATGTTGGGGTGAGGTTTTTATGAAGCTTGGTTTACCATACAAGCTTCTGTGTTTCTTTCATGAACTGATTGGACATGACATGGATCTATGCTAAACATCTGCATATTCTAAAATGTTCGTTTTATTTTTAGGTTAGGTGTATTAATGCttcttgtttatttaattcaataCAGCAAAGAGACGAGTGCAGGCGTCTGAATATCATTTTATAAACTGTAATGATCATACTCTAAGAGTACGCATCCTTCAAGATTCCAAGGGGATGAATTCTGCAGCAAAATCATTTTCACAGAGCTTGACAAGTCCACGGTCTGCTTCAAGCACTAAGCAATCTCAAAACAGTTTTGAAAAGACACAGCTAAGTGAAAAATATACTGATAATCCAGCAGCAAGTATTACCAAAAAGGTAAGACTCCAGCATTGCCTAAATTAATTAAGCCCCCGTACCCATACTGGTTTTGAGGTGATGAATTCTTCAGCAAAATCAGACCACCAGCCCACTATCTATTTCAAGCACTCGAGAACTCAAAATGGGGTTGAAAAGATGCAGCTAaatgaaaaatgcactgataATCCAGtagtgaaaaaaaatgtaagaTTCCAGCATTGTTTAAATCGTGAATCAAGCCCTTGTCCCCTTGCTGGTTCATGCGTTGCTTTTTCTTATTTAGTCTTATGAACTGCTCTTCTAGCACTCCTTTTGTTAGGAGTTTTTAACaacctcatttttttaaagttataattATTTTTGAACACTAATTATAATTTTAtggattttgtttaattttatgcAGGGTATATAAAATACAAGGTTGTAAAACCATGATAACAGAAAAACCACACAAATAATCTATCTTGTGGGTTTGTAGCTGTGAATGGATGAGTGATATCTGAGTCCTACCCCACTGAGTCCCTAGTGAGATGGGAGCCATCGTGCCTGTCAGTGTGTTCCTTGgtgcttttccttcttttcccaaaGTAAAGAGCCAGTTAtggctcccttctcttcctcccccacccccatgcaacaGGCGGTGCTTCAGAGGAGTCCAGGAGGTATAATCTTTTATCTACCTAGAGCACCtttttgggaaacagctgccTTAACGTTTGGCCTAAAACCTCAcaacattttgtggttgactccacccctccctcccctgatagcaaccattttgtgtgCGCTTTTTGGGAACTTGTACACTGTACCTTGTGTAGCAATTCACCTGCCCTTCTTCATTTATTTCCAGATATTTCTCCGTGTATCTGCCACTTTGAATACTGATTTGTTCACAAAAGAGGAGAGGGATGAAGTGGTGAATCTTTGGCCCACTTTAAACATAGAAAAGTGCTCAAAGGAACTGGGTGTAGAAAAAGTGACAGGAGACTATGGCGATGTCGAAAAATTGCACCATCATTTTGAGATGCTCCTTGCAAAGTCCCGTGGCTTTGCTGAATCTGGACACCACCAAAGACAGAACAGTTTGGAAAAGATGACCATGAAGGATCAGAATGATGGGAGAGGAAATGAGGTTGAAGAATCCTCCAATATGGAAGTTCCTTCGGCAATCTTGGAATATTTTAATCATGTCTGCAAGGGAGAAGTGAAAGACTTGGAAGAAAGGTTTAGCGTAAAGCTAACGAGTGTAGAAGATGGCAGTGGGATGGCATCTGTACAGTTTGCGTGTGCTGGGAGTTTTAGCTTCATTGAGAAAGCTCAGCAGACTTTTGTTACAGCTTTTCAGAGAGTAGCAGCGGATCTGAAACAGGAAATCATTCCTCTTGCTGACCACCACCAGGTCATTAAAACGTCAGAAATGTTAAACGCCAATTTTAAAAGCATCCTTATCAAACCTCAGGAAAGAAAACTGCTTATTCGTGGCCCTGCTGGGGATCTTTCAGCTGCTAAAGAACTTATTAAAAAAATGGATGCAGAAAGCATAACTAAAAAACCTGAAGTTCGTTTTCCCAAAACAGGTGTGGTAGTTGATGCTGATATGTTTGAATTCTTGGAACCAAGGTTAGCTGCAAAAATTCAGTTTATAAACCAAGCATATGGAATGCaaatggagaaaaagaaatgtCTCAACAGTCAAAACATACACATCATTTTTAAGCCTGCAACAAAGATGACAAACCCAGATCTAACTTCAAAAGCTTATGAGGCCTTTGTCAAAGATTACCAGAAGGCCTTAGAAACACCTACAGAAAAAGCTATCCTCTTGAAACTTTCACTAGATCTATGGAAAAAGGTACATGAGTTCTTTGTAcatttgcaaaaagaaaatccCAGAGTTACTCTGACAAAAATGGAAGACAGAATGATTGTATCCGGCCTTCCAGAGCATGTGTTTTCTGCTGAAAAGCATATTCTGCAGTTTTTATACACTGGCAGCCGTTCTCCTCCTGCAGACATGTCATCACACATTCACACAGCTAAAGCTGGAACAAGTTCTGGAGCATCCCTTGGGCACAACAATGGCCAGAATGGGCATCTATTTCCTTCTGGAAATCCATCCTCTATAAAGGCGGCAAAGGctgaaccagaagaagaagaaaagtgctCCATCTGTATGGATAAAATTGACCAGAAAGAAGTGCTGTCCAAATGCAAGCATGCATTTTGTAGGAACTGCATTCAAGCGGCAATGAAATATAAGCCTGTCTGCCCTGTGTGTAACATGACCTATGGGAAGATAGAAGGAAATCAACCACCAGGGAATATGTCTGTTAGTAAAACGCACACATCTCTTCCTGGTTACTGGGGGGTTGGTACTATCACGATTGTATATCACATACCTGGTGGCACACAACAAGTAAGTTTCTCTAAGTGGTGGTGTCTTTGCCTCCTTATTAGATAGAGTCTGTTAATCTTACTTATTTACTAAAGAAAAGTTGTAATACTAATTTAGTCTGGGGAGTAGCCCAGGAGATGTAGTCTTTAGATagatttattttcctttaaaaatgtaattaaaaaattatttttaatttcttttaaaaaataattgatttTATCCACCCTGCTCAGTGACTGTTAACCACGATAGCTAAATTGAATTAATTCAGCAGTATACCGCTAAATATCAAGTGGTAGGCACAAACAGGGGAGGTCATCAGCTTGTTATCTTACTTGGATCTTCCCTAGT contains these protein-coding regions:
- the DTX3L gene encoding E3 ubiquitin-protein ligase DTX3L; translation: MASRSPAELLVAVDRAGQAVERLERKLQIYFQSKRSGGGECDVQAEDLERGVYRVRFQAEGAKRRVQASEYHFINCNDHTLRVRILQDSKGMNSAAKSFSQSLTSPRSASSTKQSQNSFEKTQLSEKYTDNPAASITKKIFLRVSATLNTDLFTKEERDEVVNLWPTLNIEKCSKELGVEKVTGDYGDVEKLHHHFEMLLAKSRGFAESGHHQRQNSLEKMTMKDQNDGRGNEVEESSNMEVPSAILEYFNHVCKGEVKDLEERFSVKLTSVEDGSGMASVQFACAGSFSFIEKAQQTFVTAFQRVAADLKQEIIPLADHHQVIKTSEMLNANFKSILIKPQERKLLIRGPAGDLSAAKELIKKMDAESITKKPEVRFPKTGVVVDADMFEFLEPRLAAKIQFINQAYGMQMEKKKCLNSQNIHIIFKPATKMTNPDLTSKAYEAFVKDYQKALETPTEKAILLKLSLDLWKKVHEFFVHLQKENPRVTLTKMEDRMIVSGLPEHVFSAEKHILQFLYTGSRSPPADMSSHIHTAKAGTSSGASLGHNNGQNGHLFPSGNPSSIKAAKAEPEEEEKCSICMDKIDQKEVLSKCKHAFCRNCIQAAMKYKPVCPVCNMTYGKIEGNQPPGNMSVSKTHTSLPGYWGVGTITIVYHIPGGTQQENHPNPGRRYHGAARTAYLPDNSEGNEILKLLQRAFDQKLIFTVGQSRTTGMNDVVTWNDIHHKTSTHGGANGYGYPDPDYLKRVREELKAKGIE